In the genome of Myxococcus stipitatus, one region contains:
- a CDS encoding CapA family protein yields the protein MLPSAFVLLALATSPGASPAHKSSTAPLAESAELLSSAGSESVRSALKGEDSAITAAKRAGDGAALAGGALADVASAQSTPGSESSPANGGDPRTAAPDASPLAPVEPPVAPVDLKDPASAASLAGAGALRAAAFTLGAESHFQRGLEALKAKDTATAITELSTCVTALPSRVDCRWELGWAYSVEGRWTDALTQWTEVQKLAPEHPDLETALAQAQGQAALQSKLAQGPQAQSRPPPPADAKVRIRAVGDMMLGTTVPEGNLPPEGGGSVIAGVRALMEDADLTFANVEGPLCDNGKTTKCRSSRNCYAFRSPTAYGQFFKDAGVDLASTANNHSGDFGELCRRETEATLDALGIAWSGPPGSVATVERNGLRIGMVAFHTSASCNHLNNTATATALVRAAAAEHDIVIVSFHGGAEGGKALHVPKGRELFHGEDRGDLRHFTHAVVDAGAHVVIGHGPHVVRGMEFYKGRLIAYSLGNFATYGRFNLQGPQGLGMVLEVELDREGRFTTGRVLPTKQVDQGIAIPDERGAVLKLLRDLTATDFPDSGARILEDGTIRPAGRGPVSARFRPRR from the coding sequence ATGCTTCCGTCCGCCTTTGTTCTGCTGGCGCTCGCCACCTCGCCGGGTGCTTCTCCTGCCCACAAGTCCTCCACAGCGCCGCTCGCGGAGAGCGCCGAGCTGTTGTCCTCGGCCGGCTCAGAATCCGTGCGCTCCGCGCTGAAGGGCGAGGACTCCGCCATCACCGCCGCGAAGCGCGCGGGTGACGGAGCCGCACTGGCCGGAGGCGCGCTCGCGGATGTGGCGTCCGCCCAATCGACCCCGGGAAGCGAGTCCTCCCCCGCGAACGGAGGCGACCCCCGCACCGCCGCCCCCGATGCGAGCCCGCTGGCTCCTGTCGAGCCCCCTGTGGCCCCTGTCGACCTCAAGGACCCCGCGAGCGCGGCCTCCCTCGCCGGAGCCGGGGCCCTTCGCGCCGCGGCCTTCACCCTCGGCGCCGAGTCCCACTTCCAGCGCGGCCTCGAGGCCCTCAAGGCCAAGGACACCGCCACCGCCATCACCGAGCTCTCCACCTGCGTCACCGCCCTCCCCTCCCGCGTCGACTGCCGCTGGGAGCTCGGCTGGGCCTACTCCGTCGAGGGCCGCTGGACCGACGCCCTCACCCAGTGGACCGAGGTCCAAAAGCTCGCCCCCGAGCACCCGGACCTCGAGACCGCGCTTGCCCAGGCCCAGGGCCAGGCCGCGCTCCAGTCCAAGCTCGCCCAGGGACCCCAAGCCCAGAGCCGCCCGCCCCCTCCCGCCGACGCGAAGGTCCGCATCCGCGCCGTGGGCGACATGATGCTCGGCACCACCGTGCCCGAAGGGAACCTGCCACCGGAGGGCGGCGGTAGCGTGATTGCAGGTGTTCGCGCGTTGATGGAGGACGCCGACCTCACCTTCGCCAACGTCGAGGGCCCGCTCTGCGACAACGGCAAGACCACCAAGTGCCGCTCGTCGCGCAACTGCTATGCGTTCCGCTCCCCCACCGCCTACGGCCAGTTCTTCAAGGACGCGGGCGTGGACCTGGCCTCCACCGCGAACAACCACTCGGGAGACTTCGGCGAGCTGTGCCGTCGCGAGACGGAGGCCACGCTCGACGCGCTCGGCATCGCGTGGAGCGGCCCGCCGGGCTCCGTGGCCACCGTGGAGCGCAACGGGCTGCGCATCGGCATGGTCGCCTTCCACACGTCGGCCTCCTGCAACCACCTCAACAACACCGCCACCGCCACCGCGCTGGTGCGCGCCGCGGCGGCCGAGCACGACATCGTCATCGTCTCCTTCCACGGCGGCGCCGAGGGCGGCAAGGCCCTCCACGTCCCCAAGGGCCGCGAGCTGTTCCACGGCGAGGACCGAGGCGACCTGCGCCACTTCACCCACGCGGTGGTGGACGCGGGCGCCCACGTCGTCATCGGCCACGGCCCGCACGTCGTGCGCGGCATGGAGTTCTACAAGGGCCGCCTCATCGCGTACTCGCTCGGCAACTTCGCCACCTACGGCCGCTTCAACCTCCAAGGTCCACAAGGCCTGGGCATGGTGCTGGAGGTGGAGCTGGACCGCGAAGGCCGCTTCACCACCGGCCGGGTCCTCCCCACGAAGCAGGTGGACCAGGGCATCGCCATCCCCGACGAGCGCGGCGCCGTCCTCAAGCTCCTGAGGGACCTCACCGCCACCGACTTCCCCGACTCCGGAGCCCGAATCCTCGAGGACGGCACCATCCGCCCCGCGGGCCGAGGCCCCGTCTCCGCCCGCTTCCGCCCCCGCCGTTAG
- a CDS encoding DoxX family protein: MSAMMLSEQPDILKAAALLPPRLSLGSTMVVHGLAKLRKEGTETHVGFFEQLGIRPARPFVLATGVTELLAGVSAILGFATRPAALAVLVTQAVAIAKVHGSKGFDVTKGGYEFNLALSAIALGLLVRGPGRLSVSEALGEWARRRERRRLRWLPRQRRASRTLDLLG; this comes from the coding sequence ATGAGCGCGATGATGCTGTCCGAGCAACCCGACATCCTGAAGGCGGCGGCCCTGCTTCCGCCGCGTCTGTCGTTGGGCTCGACGATGGTGGTGCATGGGCTCGCGAAGCTCCGGAAGGAAGGCACCGAGACGCATGTGGGCTTCTTCGAGCAGCTGGGCATCCGGCCCGCGCGGCCCTTCGTGTTGGCCACGGGGGTGACGGAGCTGCTCGCGGGGGTGAGTGCGATTCTGGGGTTCGCCACGCGGCCCGCGGCGCTGGCGGTGCTCGTCACGCAAGCGGTGGCCATCGCCAAGGTGCACGGCTCGAAGGGCTTCGACGTCACGAAGGGCGGCTATGAGTTCAACCTCGCGTTGAGTGCCATCGCCCTGGGGCTGCTCGTCCGTGGGCCCGGGCGCCTGTCCGTGAGCGAGGCCCTGGGTGAGTGGGCACGACGCCGGGAGCGGAGGCGCCTGCGATGGCTGCCCCGTCAGCGGCGAGCCTCACGGACGCTCGACCTTCTGGGATAG
- a CDS encoding tRNA1(Val) (adenine(37)-N6)-methyltransferase produces the protein MPDSLLQPGPDETLDSIGTSGVRVLQRRNGYRFTLDAVLLAHFAASESLGHGGTVLELGAGSGVVSFLLVKQFGLGPVDAVELQPAVHARLVRAVALNTCESQVRPVLGDLCRIRELVAGGAYSHVVSNPPFRLADAGVRSPDDERAISKSEVACDAQAVILAARYALAPGGTVSLVYPAARVAEVLGLLGQAKLHPRVLRFVHSRVDAPATRFLVQAVRDKDRGLSVRPPLVVHGSGPGGYSAEVAALMDAPLAEQGD, from the coding sequence GTGCCCGACTCCCTCCTTCAGCCCGGTCCGGACGAGACACTCGACTCGATTGGCACCTCGGGTGTCCGGGTGCTCCAGCGCCGCAACGGCTACCGTTTCACGTTGGATGCCGTGCTGCTCGCGCACTTCGCGGCCTCGGAGTCGCTGGGCCACGGTGGTACCGTGCTGGAGCTGGGCGCGGGCAGCGGCGTGGTGTCGTTCCTGCTCGTGAAGCAGTTCGGCCTGGGGCCGGTGGACGCGGTGGAGCTTCAGCCCGCCGTGCATGCGCGGCTCGTTCGCGCCGTGGCGCTCAACACCTGTGAGTCCCAGGTGCGGCCGGTGCTCGGAGACTTGTGCCGCATCCGCGAGCTCGTCGCGGGGGGAGCGTATTCGCACGTCGTCTCGAATCCCCCCTTCCGTCTCGCCGACGCGGGGGTGCGCAGTCCGGATGACGAGCGCGCCATCTCCAAGTCGGAGGTGGCCTGTGATGCCCAGGCCGTCATCCTGGCGGCGCGGTATGCCTTGGCCCCGGGTGGCACGGTGAGCCTGGTGTACCCGGCGGCCCGAGTCGCGGAGGTCCTGGGCCTCCTGGGCCAGGCGAAGCTGCATCCGCGGGTGCTGCGCTTCGTGCACTCGCGGGTGGATGCTCCCGCGACACGGTTTCTCGTGCAGGCGGTGCGCGACAAGGACCGAGGGCTCTCGGTGCGTCCGCCGCTCGTGGTCCATGGCTCGGGGCCTGGAGGGTACTCCGCGGAGGTGGCCGCGCTCATGGACGCGCCCCTCGCGGAGCAGGGCGACTGA
- a CDS encoding extracellular catalytic domain type 1 short-chain-length polyhydroxyalkanoate depolymerase gives MSSWRSRLAFLWLGLLTVGCGEVEVPPAPVAGLEEARRGLTQVTGFGSNPGNLLMYRHVPSGMPANAPVVVVLHGCTQNATGMELSGWTAAADVYKFYLVYPQQQGSNSGTQCFNWFEPGDTSRDSGEALSIKQMVDAMKAAYSVDASRVYVAGFSAGGYMTSALLAVYPDVFSAGAINAGGPFQCATSMTSALSCMSPGTDKTPTAWGNLVRGGYPGYSGPRPRVSIWYGTSDFTVRPLNATEALEQWTDVHGIDQTPDTVETVAGFPHKVYRDSAGTARVETWELTGMGHAVAFDAQFHFPGSTTACGSTGAYMTDVNLCAVYHQAAFFGLTRGSGGDTTPPTVQVTSPTDGATVRGTVTVAVGASDDVGVARVELLVDGAVVATDTVAPYEFAWSSEGVGNGAHTLGARAYDGAGNVGLDDDTHVTVDNTGTPAPVTATFTSLAAEDGYLKANADGSGVVLGTLSNLALGRGTDGKSNRAFLSFDTSSLPEGATVTRAFVTVSYSSGSGDPWSTPVGNTLVVDVNAGTFNGAATEVSDWAAPASASAVASIDRFTSGAKSSGDFSASGLAAIHRAGRTQLRLRFSQEQTATQYLFVKDSTNVVLTVVYTP, from the coding sequence ATGTCCTCGTGGCGTTCTCGACTGGCATTCCTGTGGCTGGGCCTGCTCACCGTGGGCTGTGGCGAGGTGGAGGTGCCGCCCGCGCCGGTGGCTGGGCTCGAGGAGGCCCGGCGGGGGCTGACGCAGGTGACGGGCTTCGGGAGCAACCCGGGAAACCTGCTGATGTATCGGCACGTGCCCTCGGGGATGCCCGCCAACGCGCCGGTGGTGGTGGTGCTCCACGGCTGCACGCAGAACGCGACAGGCATGGAGCTGAGTGGCTGGACGGCAGCGGCCGACGTCTACAAGTTCTACCTCGTGTATCCGCAGCAGCAGGGCAGCAACAGCGGCACCCAGTGCTTCAACTGGTTCGAGCCCGGTGACACCTCGCGCGACTCGGGCGAGGCGCTCTCCATCAAGCAGATGGTGGACGCGATGAAGGCCGCGTACTCCGTCGATGCGTCGCGGGTGTACGTCGCGGGCTTCTCGGCGGGCGGGTACATGACGTCCGCGCTGCTGGCCGTCTATCCGGACGTGTTCTCCGCCGGCGCCATCAACGCGGGCGGACCCTTCCAGTGCGCCACGTCCATGACGTCCGCGCTCTCCTGCATGAGCCCCGGCACGGACAAGACGCCCACGGCTTGGGGGAACCTGGTGCGCGGTGGATACCCGGGGTACTCGGGCCCGCGTCCCCGCGTGTCCATCTGGTACGGCACCAGCGACTTCACGGTGCGGCCCCTGAATGCCACCGAGGCCCTGGAGCAGTGGACGGACGTGCATGGCATCGACCAGACGCCGGACACGGTGGAGACCGTCGCGGGCTTCCCGCACAAGGTCTATCGGGACAGCGCGGGGACGGCGCGGGTGGAGACGTGGGAGCTCACGGGCATGGGCCACGCGGTGGCCTTCGATGCGCAGTTCCACTTCCCGGGCAGCACCACGGCCTGCGGCTCCACGGGCGCGTACATGACCGATGTGAACCTCTGCGCCGTGTATCACCAGGCCGCGTTCTTCGGGCTCACCCGGGGTTCCGGGGGAGACACCACTCCGCCGACGGTGCAGGTGACGTCTCCGACGGACGGGGCGACGGTGCGCGGCACGGTGACGGTGGCGGTGGGCGCCTCGGACGACGTGGGCGTCGCTCGCGTGGAGCTGCTGGTGGACGGGGCCGTGGTGGCGACGGACACGGTGGCTCCGTATGAGTTCGCGTGGAGCAGCGAGGGCGTGGGGAACGGGGCGCACACGCTGGGGGCTCGGGCGTATGACGGCGCGGGCAACGTGGGCCTGGATGACGACACACACGTCACCGTGGACAACACCGGCACGCCCGCGCCCGTGACGGCCACGTTCACGAGCCTCGCCGCGGAGGACGGCTACCTGAAGGCCAACGCGGATGGGAGCGGCGTGGTGTTGGGCACCCTGTCGAACCTGGCGCTCGGGCGAGGGACGGATGGGAAGTCCAACCGCGCGTTCCTCTCGTTCGACACGTCGAGCCTCCCGGAGGGGGCCACCGTCACTCGGGCCTTCGTGACGGTGAGCTACTCCTCGGGCTCCGGGGACCCGTGGTCGACGCCTGTCGGCAACACGCTGGTCGTCGATGTGAACGCGGGGACGTTCAACGGCGCGGCCACGGAGGTCTCCGACTGGGCGGCGCCGGCGAGCGCGAGCGCGGTGGCCAGCATCGACCGCTTCACCTCGGGCGCGAAGAGCTCCGGGGACTTCAGCGCCTCGGGGCTGGCCGCCATCCACCGGGCGGGGAGGACACAGCTCCGGCTGCGCTTCAGCCAGGAGCAGACGGCGACCCAGTACCTCTTCGTGAAGGACTCAACGAATGTCGTCCTCACGGTGGTGTACACACCGTGA
- the gshB gene encoding glutathione synthase, whose translation MAALTIAFLMDPLETVRVDHDSTFALMLEAQKRGHRVLYFEQGWLRFNGRAAEARMRHVTVRREVGRHFDVLDEVPRELSDADVLFLRKDPPVDVEFLHATQLVELCPERPPVYLNHPAGIRDANEKLFALRYADLMPDTRITRELPVLMDFIARNAQGTILKPVDGFGGKGILFLSPGDRNARSAVELLTQGGREAVVAQAYIPESRQGDKRILMVDGEPVGGVLRVPSGDDHRGNMAAGGTPHKAVLTARDREICERLKPELRKRGLLFVGIDVLGDYLTEVNVTSPTGVVEANLLDDVCIEAHVIDLAERLAAEQRPAR comes from the coding sequence ATGGCCGCGCTCACCATTGCCTTCCTGATGGACCCGCTCGAGACGGTGCGGGTGGACCACGACTCCACCTTCGCGCTGATGCTGGAGGCGCAGAAGCGGGGCCACCGGGTGCTCTACTTCGAGCAAGGGTGGCTGCGCTTCAACGGCCGGGCGGCGGAGGCGCGCATGCGCCACGTCACCGTGCGCCGGGAGGTGGGCCGGCACTTCGACGTGCTGGATGAGGTGCCGCGCGAGCTGTCGGACGCCGACGTGCTCTTCCTGCGCAAGGACCCGCCGGTGGACGTGGAGTTTCTCCACGCCACGCAGCTGGTGGAGCTGTGTCCGGAGCGTCCGCCCGTCTACCTGAACCACCCCGCCGGCATCCGCGACGCGAACGAGAAGCTCTTCGCGCTGCGCTACGCGGACTTGATGCCGGACACGCGCATCACCCGCGAGCTGCCCGTGCTGATGGACTTCATCGCTCGCAACGCGCAGGGCACCATCCTCAAGCCGGTGGATGGGTTCGGTGGGAAGGGCATCCTCTTCCTGTCGCCGGGAGACCGGAACGCGCGCTCGGCGGTGGAGCTGCTCACGCAGGGAGGCCGCGAGGCCGTCGTCGCGCAGGCGTACATCCCGGAGAGCCGCCAGGGCGACAAGCGCATCCTCATGGTGGATGGCGAGCCGGTGGGCGGCGTGCTGCGCGTGCCCTCGGGCGATGACCACCGGGGCAACATGGCCGCGGGCGGCACGCCCCACAAGGCGGTGCTCACCGCCCGGGACCGCGAGATTTGCGAGCGCCTCAAGCCCGAGCTCCGCAAGCGCGGGCTGCTGTTCGTGGGCATCGACGTGCTGGGCGACTACCTCACCGAGGTGAACGTCACGAGCCCCACGGGCGTGGTGGAGGCCAACCTCCTGGACGACGTGTGCATCGAGGCCCACGTCATCGACCTGGCCGAGCGCCTCGCCGCCGAGCAGCGCCCCGCCCGCTGA
- a CDS encoding serine/threonine-protein kinase: protein MLLRWRGAGEEGAPIDFYRGERIGKYEVVTQLSVGGMAELFLGFTSGPGGFRKYVVIKRILPDVRDNEQFERMFLDEARITAAFNHPNIAQVFDLGQEDDGLYLAMEFIAGQNLNQLTGACLRRKQQVPLGFTLSVVRDVCMALYYAHTFTAPSGEPSPVIHRDVAQKNVMVTYDGVVKLLDFGIAKAKGSLERTHAGTVKGTTGYMSPEQVRGEKLDGRSDLFSVGVMMHEMLTGARLFAGSTERDEMMKILEAPIPWPSHVAPHVPEQVGRVVMQALERSREKRFANGRDMARAIEAAASSLIQDADHRASMMRELFAERMAATRALLESAEGTASSHMVDSAKRALRGDDGPYLPVREDTATPRSGNEPVPGKKPSRRVATVKKSQAPAPVDEEALTSAQRTRSNVLWGVVLLGILAGGGYGALRLSSALDSTVEPIPEVQLYDSRLAVFPEPGDGGTVVAKKPSEVVKAPPSRKEPVDDEPKTERTGTPRPGRATGKLSLNVKGQSAPIYLGKQKLGVMPLLGVELPAGKHTLRILDPQGEKRSLVVVIVAGETTRLNFESWQDL, encoded by the coding sequence GTGCTGCTCCGGTGGCGGGGCGCTGGCGAGGAAGGTGCACCCATCGATTTCTATCGAGGCGAGCGCATCGGGAAGTACGAGGTCGTCACCCAGCTGTCCGTCGGTGGCATGGCCGAGCTGTTCCTCGGCTTCACTTCGGGTCCGGGTGGCTTCCGCAAGTACGTGGTCATCAAGCGCATCCTTCCGGATGTCCGCGACAACGAGCAGTTCGAGCGGATGTTCTTGGATGAGGCCCGCATCACCGCGGCCTTCAACCACCCCAACATCGCGCAGGTCTTCGACCTGGGGCAGGAGGATGACGGGCTCTACCTGGCCATGGAGTTCATCGCCGGGCAGAACCTGAACCAGCTCACCGGCGCGTGCCTGCGCCGCAAGCAGCAGGTGCCGCTGGGCTTCACGCTGTCGGTGGTGCGCGACGTCTGCATGGCGCTGTACTACGCGCACACCTTCACCGCGCCCTCGGGCGAGCCCAGCCCCGTCATCCACCGCGACGTCGCGCAGAAGAACGTCATGGTGACGTACGACGGCGTGGTGAAGCTGCTCGACTTCGGCATCGCCAAGGCGAAGGGCAGCCTGGAGCGCACGCACGCGGGCACGGTGAAGGGCACCACCGGCTACATGTCCCCGGAGCAGGTGCGCGGCGAGAAGCTGGATGGCCGCAGCGACCTGTTCTCCGTCGGCGTGATGATGCACGAGATGCTCACCGGCGCGCGGCTGTTCGCGGGGAGCACCGAGCGCGACGAGATGATGAAGATTCTCGAGGCGCCCATCCCCTGGCCCTCCCACGTCGCGCCCCACGTGCCGGAGCAGGTGGGCCGGGTGGTGATGCAGGCGCTGGAGCGCAGCCGCGAGAAGCGCTTCGCCAACGGCCGGGACATGGCGCGCGCCATCGAGGCGGCGGCGAGCTCGTTGATCCAGGACGCGGACCACCGCGCCTCGATGATGCGCGAGCTCTTCGCGGAGCGGATGGCGGCCACGCGCGCGCTCCTGGAGAGCGCGGAGGGCACGGCCAGCAGCCACATGGTGGACTCCGCCAAGCGCGCCCTGCGAGGGGACGACGGGCCGTACCTGCCCGTGCGCGAGGACACCGCCACGCCCCGGAGCGGGAACGAGCCGGTGCCGGGCAAGAAGCCCTCGCGCCGGGTGGCGACGGTGAAGAAGTCCCAGGCTCCGGCGCCCGTGGACGAGGAGGCGCTCACGTCCGCGCAGCGCACGCGCTCCAACGTGCTGTGGGGCGTGGTGCTGCTCGGCATCCTCGCGGGAGGAGGCTATGGCGCCCTGCGCTTGAGCAGCGCGCTGGACTCGACGGTGGAGCCCATCCCGGAGGTGCAGCTCTACGACTCCCGGCTGGCCGTCTTCCCGGAGCCCGGAGACGGCGGCACGGTGGTGGCGAAGAAGCCCTCGGAGGTCGTCAAGGCGCCGCCTTCGCGCAAGGAGCCGGTGGACGACGAGCCGAAGACGGAGCGCACCGGCACCCCTCGCCCGGGCCGCGCGACGGGGAAGCTGTCGCTCAACGTGAAGGGTCAGTCGGCGCCCATCTACCTCGGCAAGCAGAAGCTGGGGGTGATGCCGCTGCTCGGCGTGGAGCTGCCAGCGGGCAAGCACACGCTGCGAATCCTCGACCCCCAGGGCGAGAAGCGCTCACTCGTCGTGGTGATTGTCGCGGGTGAGACAACCCGGTTGAACTTCGAGAGCTGGCAGGACTTGTAG
- a CDS encoding tetratricopeptide repeat protein, producing MRALTLLFWLFATQAWGAESPLTRAEQLFDALAFDEAATAFQAALKAPGTREERTRAWRGLAICHAVLGQREEAQGAFEALLVLDPGAEVKGSLGPKVQSPFQAAKAALMGRRATLTVTRMPDGRVVARLEQPRSVATEVMVAVRVPGAAGFSAVVRPPPGPVEMKAPPERAVEAYAVARDAGGVILFEQGTARAPLRLEAMSELPPAVASAREGALPPAASVASTASAASVEESPRRGLWPYVVGGVGLAAAGVVLGVVLTRPESLVLPVADRSERLP from the coding sequence GTGCGAGCACTCACCCTCCTCTTCTGGTTGTTCGCCACGCAAGCCTGGGGCGCCGAGTCCCCGCTGACGCGAGCCGAGCAGCTCTTCGATGCGCTGGCGTTCGATGAAGCGGCCACGGCCTTCCAGGCGGCGCTGAAGGCCCCTGGAACGCGCGAGGAGCGCACGCGGGCATGGCGGGGGCTGGCGATATGCCACGCGGTCCTGGGACAGCGTGAGGAGGCCCAGGGGGCCTTCGAGGCATTGCTGGTCCTGGACCCTGGCGCCGAGGTGAAGGGCTCCCTGGGGCCCAAGGTGCAGTCGCCCTTCCAGGCGGCGAAGGCAGCCCTGATGGGGCGGCGGGCCACACTCACGGTGACGCGGATGCCGGATGGGCGGGTGGTGGCGCGCTTGGAGCAGCCCCGGAGCGTGGCCACGGAGGTAATGGTGGCGGTGCGCGTGCCGGGCGCGGCGGGCTTCTCCGCGGTGGTGCGCCCTCCTCCGGGTCCCGTGGAGATGAAGGCCCCGCCGGAGCGGGCCGTGGAGGCCTACGCGGTGGCGCGCGATGCCGGGGGCGTCATCCTGTTCGAGCAGGGCACCGCGCGGGCCCCGCTGAGGCTGGAGGCCATGAGCGAGCTGCCCCCGGCGGTGGCGTCGGCGCGGGAGGGGGCACTGCCTCCGGCGGCGTCGGTGGCCTCGACGGCCTCGGCGGCATCGGTGGAGGAGTCACCGCGCCGAGGACTCTGGCCCTACGTCGTCGGCGGAGTGGGGCTGGCCGCCGCGGGGGTGGTGCTGGGCGTGGTGCTGACGCGGCCGGAGTCGCTGGTGTTGCCCGTGGCCGACCGCTCGGAGCGCCTGCCATGA